A part of Gambusia affinis linkage group LG19, SWU_Gaff_1.0, whole genome shotgun sequence genomic DNA contains:
- the gipc1 gene encoding PDZ domain-containing protein GIPC1: protein MPLGLGRRKKASPLVENEEAEPIRGGLNLPGMEGLDGGVAGEAAGSDGLPPPPNNMRPRLIFHTQLAHGSPTGRIEGFSNVRELYAKIGEAFGIPASEVMFCTLNTHKVDMDKLLGGQIGLEDFIFAHIKGQKKEIEIFKGEDALGLTITDNGAGYAFIKRIREGSIIHQIQVINVGDMIESINGHRLIGCRHYEVAKMLKELPKGKMFTIKLVEPLKAFDMIGQRSSGSRSGSGVQLGTGRGTLRLRSKGPATVEELPSAFEEKAIEKVDDLLESYMGIRDSELAATMVELGKDKKNPDEFAEALDETLGDFAFPDEFVFDVWGAIGDAKVGRV, encoded by the exons ATGCCTCTGGGTCTGGGAAGAAGGAAGAAGGCGTCCCCCTTGGTGGAGAATGAGGAAGCGGAGCCCATCCGCGGTGGTCTCAACTTGCCGGGTATGGAGGGCTTGGATGGAGGAGTCGCTGGGGAGGCTGCAGGGTCTGACGGTCTTCCTCCCCCACCAAACAACATGAGACCCCGGCTGATTTTCCACACCCAACTGGCTCACGGCAGCCCCACAGGCCGCATTGAGGGCTTTAGCAATGTGCGAGAGCTCTATGCCAAAATTGGAGAGGCCTTTGGCATCCCAGCATCTGAG GTTATGTTTTGCACGCTGAACACTCACAAGGTGGACATGGATAAACTTTTAGGGGGACAGATTGGGCTTGAGGACTTCATTTTTGCCCACATTAAAGGCCAGAAGAAGGAAATAGAAATCTTCAAAGGAGAAGATGCTTTAGGACTGACAATCACTGATAACGGAGCAGGTTATGCTTTCATCAAG AGGATCCGGGAGGGGAGCATCATCCACCAAATCCAGGTCATTAACGTTGGTGACATGATCGAGTCCATTAACGGCCATCGCCTCATTGGCTGTCGACACTACGAAGTTGCCAAAATGCTGAAGGAGCTTCCTAAGGGGAAAATGTTCACCATCAAGCTTGTGGAGCCCCTCAAAGCTTTTG ATATGATTGGTCAGAGGTCGTCAGGCTCCAGGTCGGGCTCGGGGGTCCAGCTCGGGACGGGCAGAGGGACCCTTCGTCTGCGCTCTAAAGGTCCCGCCACCGTGGAGGAGCTG cCTTCTGCATTTGAGGAAAAAGCGATTGAGAAGGTGGATGATTTGCTAGAGAGCTACATGGGCATCAGAGACAGCGAGCTGG CCGCCACTATGGTGGAGCTGGGCAAAGACAAGAAGAACCCAGACGAGTTTGCTGAAGCTTTGGATGAGACTCTAGGAGACTTCGCCTTCCCCGACGAGTTTGTTTTCGACGTCTGGGGTGCCATCGGTGACGCAAAGGTTGGACGTGTGTAA